One part of the Glycine soja cultivar W05 chromosome 11, ASM419377v2, whole genome shotgun sequence genome encodes these proteins:
- the LOC114374994 gene encoding fructose-bisphosphate aldolase 1, chloroplastic produces the protein MASASASLLKSSLVLDKSEWVKGQTLRQPSAASVVRCNPTTPSGLTIRAGSYADELVKTAKTVASPGRGILAMDESNATCGKRLASIGLENTEANRQAYRTLLVTVPGLGQYISGAILFEETLYQSTTDGRKIVDVLLEQNIVPGIKVDKGLVPLAGSNDESWCQGLDGLASRSAAYYQQGARFAKWRTVVSIPNGPSALAVKEAAWGLARYAAIAQDNGLVPIVEPEILLDGEHGIDRTFEVAKKVWAEVFFYLAENNVLFEGILLKPSMVTPGAESKDKASPQTVADYTLKLLHRRIPPAVPGIMFLSGGQSEVEATLNLNAMNQSPNPWHVSFSYARALQNTALKTWGGRPENVKAAQDALLFRAKSNSLAQLGKYTGEGESEEAKKELFVKGYSY, from the exons ATGGCCTCTGCATCAGCATCTCTTCTCAAGTCTTCACTTGTTCTTGACAAGTCTGAGTGGGTGAAGGGACAAACACTTCGCCAACCTTCTGCTGCATCAGTTGTGAGATGCAACCCCACCACCCCATCAGGCCTCACAATCAGAGCTGGTTCCTATGCTGATGAGCTCGTTAAGACCGCg AAAACAGTGGCTTCACCAGGGAGGGGTATTTTGGCCATGGATGAGTCCAATGCTACCTGTGGGAAGCGTTTGGCTTCAATTGGGCTAGAGAACACTGAAGCTAACCGCCAGGCGTACCGTACCCTCCTTGTGACAGTTCCAGGACTTGGTCAGTACATCTCTGGTGCCATTCTCTTTGAGGAAACTCTCTACCAATCCACAACTGATGGCAGGAAGATTGTTGACGTGCTCCTCGAGCAAAACATTGTTCCCGGTATTAAAGTCGACAAG GGTTTGGTACCCCTTGCTGGTTCCAACGATGAGTCATGGTGCCAAGGTCTTGATGGTCTTGCCTCTCGCTCGGCTGCATACTACCAGCAAGGTGCCCGTTTCGCCAAATG GCGTACTGTTGTGAGCATCCCCAACGGTCCCTCTGCTCTGGCAGTTAAGGAAGCAGCCTGGGGTCTGGCTCGCTATGCCGCAATTGCTCAG GACAATGGATTGGTCCCAATTGTGGAGCCAGAGATCTTGCTTGATGGGGAGCATGGTATTGACAGAACTTTTGAAGTAGCAAAAAAGGTCTGGGCAgaggttttcttctaccttGCTGAGAACAATGTCCTTTTTGAGGGTATTCTTCTTAAGCCTAGCATGGTTACACCTGGAGCTGAGTCCAAGGACAAGGCCAGTCCTCAGACAGTTGCTGATTACACCCTCAAGCTCCTTCACAGGAGAATTCCCCCTGCTGTCCCTGGAATTATG TTTTTGTCTGGTGGACAGTCTGAGGTTGAAGCTACCCTCAACTTGAATGCCATGAACCAATCTCCAAACCCGTGGCACGTGTCGTTCTCGTATGCCAGAGCCCTCCAAAACACTGCCTTGAAGACATGGGGAGGCCGCCCAGAGAATGTGAAGGCGGCACAAGATgcacttcttttccgtgccaaGTCCAACTCGCTCGCCCAGCTTGGGAAGTACACCGGTGAGGGTGAATCTGAGGAAGCCAAGAAGGAGTTGTTCGTCAAAGGCTACTCCTACTAA
- the LOC114374665 gene encoding B-box zinc finger protein 19-like: protein MRTLCDVCESAAAILFCAADEAALCSACDHKIHMCNKLASRHVRVGLADPTDVPRCDICENAPAFFYCEIDGSSLCLQCDMIVHVGGKRTHGRYLLLRQRAQFPGDKPAQMEELELQPMDQNESRRDESQSLKLKTRDSQQNHSVSPFPRQENNIDGHGKMDKKLIDLNTRPLRLNGSAPNNQEQCMDILRGNNHESASVPPVESFKQESEK, encoded by the exons atGCGAACCCTTTGCGACGTATGCGAGAGCGCCGCTGCCATTCTCTTCTGCGCCGCTGATGAGGCCGCTCTCTGCTCCGCTTGTGACCACAAG ATCCATATGTGTAACAAACTTGCTAGTAGGCATGTTCGAGTTGGCCTTGCTGACCCCACTGATGTTCCACGCTGTGACATATGTGAAAATGCACCTG CTTTCTTTTACTGTGAGATAGATGGTAGTTCGCTGTGTCTGCAATGTGATATGATTGTGCATGTTGGTGGTAAAAGAACCCATGGAAGATATCTTCTATTGAGGCAAAGAGCTCAG TTTCCAGGTGATAAACCTGCCCAAATGGAAGAACTAGAGCTGCAACCTATGGATCAAAATGAATCGAGAAGGGATGAAAGTCAGTCACTCAAGCTAAAAACAAGAGATAGTCAGCAGAATCACAGTGTCTCACCTTTTCCAAGGcaagaaaataatattgatgGTCATGGAAAAATGGATAAAAAGTTAATTGATCTTAATACCAGGCCACTGCGGTTAAATGGATCAGCACCAAACAAccag GAACAATGCATGGATATTTTAAGAGGCAATAATCATGAATCTGCCAGTGTGCCACCAGTAGAATCCTTCAAACAAGAGTCTGAGAAGTAA
- the LOC114374995 gene encoding uncharacterized protein LOC114374995 — MASALGSRVESVRNSHLLSFSLNSIRSLSSSSSSAVSSAQNPKTKKSKRRKKNLFDVAQFLPNWGIGYHMAKTHWNEVSYEITKINLYKDGRHGKAWGVAFKNGLPLADAPKKISGVHKRCWRYLPNVVKELESSTNLMSSADSDFGFLGHRH; from the exons ATGGCAAGTGCGTTGGGTAGCAGAGTTGAATCTGTTCGAAACTCTCACTTACTAAGCTTTTCGCTCAACTCCATTAGATCCTTgagttcttcttcttcatccgcCGTTTCTTCTGCTCAGAACCCTAAGACTAAGAAATCGAAGCGAAGAAAGAAGAACTTGTTCGATGTGGCTCAGTTCTTACCTAACTGGGGAATCGGCTACCACATGGCCAAGACTCACTGGAATGAAGTTTCTTACGAAATCACTAAAATCAATCTCTACAAG gATGGAAGACATGGAAAAGCATGGGGGGTTGCTTTTAAAAATG GCTTGCCATTAGCAGATGctccaaaaaaaattagtggAGTTCACAAGCGCTGTTGGAGATACCTACCAAATGTAGTAAAAGAATTAGAAAGTTCAACAAACTTAATGAGTTCCGCAGACAGTGACTTTGGGTTTTTAGGTCATCGACATTAG